One genomic region from Sphingobacterium multivorum encodes:
- a CDS encoding helix-turn-helix domain-containing protein, with protein MIDLIDHVEFVRRLEEKHQNSSSKRSTVLIWMPQIMKADEQTYRSYRLSIASEFETVFSHFYFAENNSATALTKTLLPSFQTIMVFNFGTIVRLVSDAKNEIEVDKCIVLGPLKSAFEYTLLPGSQILVVNFKGDAFYRFFGKAFLSDHLPINPDEVMGENCFSYLWHQLNGMTSVSDRVNCILDFCRPYLKSQHSTAALLANFKDSSRNPVKTIAEETGQTERNVQLTQKKHFGYSSKELSRYQRFVKAIELIQHVLLSSKKVDWFEIIAECGYYDQSQLIRDFKHFINLSPRNFVRFQQDICRASGE; from the coding sequence ATGATTGATTTAATTGATCATGTTGAATTTGTTCGTAGATTAGAGGAGAAACACCAAAATAGCAGTAGCAAAAGATCAACAGTTTTAATATGGATGCCACAAATCATGAAAGCAGACGAACAGACATATCGTAGTTACAGGCTTTCCATTGCAAGCGAATTTGAAACGGTGTTTTCTCATTTTTATTTTGCAGAGAACAATTCAGCAACTGCCCTAACGAAAACATTGTTGCCGTCTTTTCAGACTATTATGGTGTTCAACTTTGGTACAATAGTCCGATTGGTTTCTGATGCCAAAAATGAAATCGAGGTGGACAAATGCATCGTACTAGGTCCCTTAAAATCTGCCTTTGAATATACACTTCTCCCCGGATCACAAATTTTAGTGGTTAATTTCAAGGGCGATGCGTTTTATCGTTTTTTTGGAAAGGCATTTCTTTCAGACCATTTGCCAATAAACCCAGATGAAGTTATGGGTGAAAATTGTTTTAGCTACCTGTGGCATCAGCTGAACGGTATGACAAGTGTATCAGACCGAGTAAACTGCATTCTCGATTTTTGCAGACCCTATTTAAAATCACAGCATAGCACCGCGGCTTTATTGGCTAATTTTAAAGACAGTTCACGCAATCCAGTCAAGACCATTGCCGAAGAAACCGGGCAAACTGAAAGAAATGTGCAATTGACGCAAAAAAAGCATTTTGGCTATAGCTCCAAAGAGCTTAGTCGATACCAGCGTTTTGTAAAAGCAATTGAACTGATACAGCATGTTCTTTTATCATCGAAAAAAGTGGACTGGTTTGAAATTATAGCTGAATGTGGATATTATGACCAAAGCCAGCTTATCCGGGATTTTAAGCATTTTATCAATCTTTCCCCAAGAAATTTTGTGCGATTTCAGCAAGATATCTGCCGGGCTTCAGGAGAATAG
- a CDS encoding Crp/Fnr family transcriptional regulator: protein MELLSYLLRHIKLNSAECDAIDRAFSKQIFAKGTVLAHPDNHHQNVYFIEKGLLRAFYNLDGKDITHYFFDENNFLVSFESVFFDRPHPYGKQVLEEACLRVIPYSKLDELCNSIPAFKDFRLQVSLQVISMLSEKTLALQFQTAEQRYKNMLDKYPGILLRASLGHIASYLGITQQTLSVIRANR, encoded by the coding sequence ATGGAACTCTTATCTTATCTACTTAGACACATAAAATTGAACAGCGCCGAATGCGATGCTATCGACAGAGCTTTTAGTAAACAAATTTTTGCGAAAGGTACTGTACTGGCACATCCAGACAATCACCATCAAAATGTTTATTTTATTGAAAAAGGATTATTACGCGCTTTTTATAATTTAGATGGAAAGGATATCACTCATTATTTTTTCGACGAGAATAATTTCCTGGTATCTTTTGAAAGTGTTTTTTTTGACCGCCCCCACCCCTATGGTAAACAGGTATTGGAAGAAGCTTGTTTGCGTGTTATCCCCTATAGCAAACTCGACGAACTCTGTAATAGCATCCCTGCTTTTAAGGACTTCCGGCTGCAGGTATCGCTGCAAGTGATTAGTATGCTATCCGAAAAAACTCTTGCATTACAATTTCAAACTGCCGAGCAACGCTATAAAAATATGCTCGACAAATATCCTGGCATATTGCTAAGAGCCTCCTTGGGACATATTGCCTCCTATCTGGGTATTACCCAACAAACACTAAGCGTGATACGCGCGAACAGGTAA
- a CDS encoding ATP-binding protein: protein MNKNKKISDLTQLNEDLENYFSNTIIPQLFVDANLILRKFTPPAMKQFDLKSEFIGMPLEDIKENFRFPTFISNINTVIATGKILEKEIQTTDLKWYQMNILPYHVRNENRTNGVIITFVDITPRVKDLKEQERLVLEHELLLDTIAHDIKNPLLVLKLTFGLMKEFKDKNSAKFLPLMQNHEKSLVEIKKIIDDLTESRWEKQKYQASTELIDLPNILEDVRLSLAPQLIETDAIIRQDLKVSEFTFVRRKLRSVLYNLTNNAIKYTPKSQSPEIQVRSFKEDGYVVISVKDNGIGMGPEVQQTIFEKFKRATKMVDGSGVGLYLVNTIVTQAGGKIDLISEPGHGTEIKIFLKQD, encoded by the coding sequence ATGAATAAAAACAAGAAAATTAGTGACTTAACTCAACTCAACGAAGACCTGGAAAACTATTTTAGCAATACCATTATCCCGCAGTTATTCGTTGATGCTAACTTAATTTTAAGAAAGTTCACTCCACCGGCGATGAAGCAGTTTGATCTTAAATCCGAATTCATAGGAATGCCGCTAGAGGATATTAAAGAAAATTTTAGGTTCCCGACCTTTATCAGCAATATAAACACGGTGATAGCGACAGGTAAAATCTTGGAGAAAGAAATACAGACTACAGATTTAAAGTGGTACCAGATGAATATACTCCCTTATCATGTCCGTAATGAAAACCGGACGAATGGAGTCATTATTACATTTGTGGATATTACGCCAAGAGTAAAGGATCTTAAAGAACAAGAACGGCTTGTTCTGGAACATGAGTTGCTGCTCGATACAATAGCCCATGATATCAAAAATCCATTATTGGTGCTCAAACTTACATTTGGGTTAATGAAGGAATTTAAGGATAAAAATTCAGCGAAATTCTTGCCCTTAATGCAAAACCATGAGAAAAGTTTGGTCGAAATAAAAAAAATAATAGATGATCTGACTGAAAGTCGTTGGGAAAAGCAGAAGTATCAGGCATCAACTGAACTGATCGATCTTCCAAATATTCTAGAAGACGTGCGGTTGAGTTTAGCACCGCAGCTGATAGAGACCGATGCAATCATCCGACAGGATTTAAAAGTTTCGGAATTTACTTTCGTACGGCGTAAGTTGCGTAGTGTGCTCTATAATCTGACGAATAATGCGATTAAATATACACCAAAGTCACAGTCTCCGGAAATTCAAGTGCGATCTTTCAAGGAAGATGGCTATGTCGTTATTTCTGTAAAGGATAATGGGATAGGCATGGGGCCAGAAGTGCAGCAGACGATTTTTGAGAAATTTAAACGCGCAACCAAAATGGTCGATGGATCTGGCGTAGGTCTATATTTGGTCAATACGATTGTGACACAAGCTGGTGGGAAGATCGACTTAATAAGTGAGCCTGGGCATGGAACAGAAATAAAGATATTTTTGAAGCAAGATTAG
- a CDS encoding SMI1/KNR4 family protein: MLLELLQNKWKREGIKTFIPVRNNELISFQKTNNIVLPPDLIKYFNVLNGTGSEYTDTLYEFYALNKVKTINEEFENWKGIPNYRELLNIISSPGELYVFANYQFNLYVYAIRLYTELKKENEVYVFCGGDYKIIGNTFSKFLEEYIYDSDLIRI, translated from the coding sequence ATGTTGCTCGAATTATTACAAAATAAATGGAAAAGAGAAGGTATAAAAACATTTATACCAGTTAGGAATAACGAATTGATATCCTTTCAGAAGACCAATAATATTGTACTACCGCCTGACTTGATTAAATACTTTAATGTTTTAAATGGAACTGGATCTGAATATACGGATACCCTTTATGAATTTTATGCATTGAATAAGGTTAAAACTATAAATGAAGAATTTGAGAACTGGAAGGGAATACCGAATTATAGAGAATTATTAAATATAATTTCTTCTCCAGGAGAGCTGTATGTTTTTGCAAATTATCAGTTTAACCTATATGTTTATGCAATAAGACTTTATACGGAATTAAAAAAAGAAAACGAGGTCTACGTATTCTGTGGAGGGGACTATAAAATCATAGGTAATACATTTTCGAAATTTTTAGAAGAATATATCTATGATTCTGACCTGATAAGGATTTAA